In the genome of Bremerella sp. JC817, the window CGAACGACTCGGTGGCAGCAACGTCTATCGCAAACGTGCCATCGATCCAACACTTACCGCGGCGCTCGGCTCGACGCAGGGTGGGGCCTGGGGCGATGTGTTGGTCGGCGAACACTGGAACAAAGGTTCGCTTTACGACGGAACGCTCGGCTCGAACGGCGGCCCGTGCGCTATCAATTGCACGAACGCGCGGACGTATGGATATTACTCGTTTCATCCTGGCGGCGCCGAGTTCCTGATGTGCGACGGTTCGGTGAGATTCGTCTCTTCGAACATTGCCGCCTATGCATTCGCCGCCCAAATCACGCGTTCCAAAGGCGAAGTCTTCAGCGAGTAGTTTCTGGCGGAAAGAGAGAAGCAATGCACTCCCCAACACGATGTCTGTGGGTCGGTCTGATCGTTTGCACCGTGGTCGCTGGATGCAGCTACGACGAACACCAGTACCATGCCAAGAAGACCCACCCCGTTACCGGCAAGGTAACCGTCAACGGCTCGCCCCCTGGCAGTCCGATTGTCATTCAATGCCATCCGGAAAATGGCATCGATGCCAGTAATCCGTCGGTGACCCAGGGGCTGACGTTGCCCGATGGCAGCTTCCACCTTTCAACGTACGAGGACGGCGACGGTGTTCCGCCCGGGAGCTATGCGTTGACCTTTTACTGGGGTGAATTCAAGGTCATTCAAGGAAGCTATGGCGGGCCTGACAAGCTGAAGAATCGTTACGCCAAGCCCGACAAATCACCGATCCGGCTGGCGGTCGACGGCAGCGGCCCGATCGAGATGGGAACGATCGACCTGACAACCAAATAGCCGCTGGCCAGGCATCCCCGATTAAACGAGCGTCTTATGCGATCCGTCGCAGCCAGGCATCCGTTTCGAAAGGCCGCACGTGCAGTCGTGTAGGCCCTTGCCATCCAGAATCCGATCGGTGCAGGCCTCGATCCGCGCGGTACGCGTCTTCGACTGCTTCGCCGCAGCGAAATGCATGAGGTACGCTCGCTGGCGACCTGGGGTTAACGCCTCGAACGCTTTCTCGAGCGCCGGATGCTGCTGGAAGGCCGCGTGCAGCTCCTCGGGTACCGGTTCGGCTTCGGTTGTCTTGGCGACCTTTTCGCCTGATTTCTCGACCGCAATCGCTTCCTGAATCAGCT includes:
- a CDS encoding YdeI/OmpD-associated family protein, with the protein product MHPQVDEYFAKLKQWHDELQELRSLLLDTDLVEEYKWRAPCYTLDGKNVVILASFKEACLISFFKGTLLKDPKGLLQKPGENTQAARVVRFSSVAEVLKQKSSIKKLIQEAIAVEKSGEKVAKTTEAEPVPEELHAAFQQHPALEKAFEALTPGRQRAYLMHFAAAKQSKTRTARIEACTDRILDGKGLHDCTCGLSKRMPGCDGSHKTLV